A genomic region of Thunnus albacares chromosome 4, fThuAlb1.1, whole genome shotgun sequence contains the following coding sequences:
- the otop1 gene encoding proton channel OTOP1 yields MVEHSGLDIMCLNKYRHSSSSSSSSEQEKKIFTKLKLNLSGDYPKKNAEILSGQYGANLLLIGAALMLAIANHGPSVQEEHLLSFVTGLMILQLIWMMWYILVRDRRTNTRTERDVHATTCWIRGGLTLLALLSLIMDAFRIGYYVGYQSCVSAVLGVYPVIHATHTIAQVYFLWFHIKDVIKSFETFERFGVIHAVFTNLLLWSNGVMSEAEHFLNNHMRRLSALGYRNLTIDHSEPSCNCTTSTCSMFSSTLSYLYPFNIEYHIFVSAMLFVMWKNIGRTIDLSSNRKRLTTKTQSLTLGPILGLLALASTIGILVVYITNVEQSLQTRQSAISMFYIYGIVMLVFMCSAGASGLLIYRADHMPLDTSKNPSRQLDTELLFGSSIGSWLMSWCSIVAVLGTNSSPPYRWTNLIYSLLIVLEKYVQNLFIIESLYRQQEDGEREDPELPAAPKIFSVTSSLAPPYDGIINRAYETPDRTCVTMENEQEESGQVYSCPRKPSEVPLPVGNKVVETLNVKRQILKNIAVFLIMCNISLWILPAFGCRPQYDNGLEQETYGFNIWTTVLNFAVPLNLFYRMHAVASLFEVFRRV; encoded by the exons ATGGTGGAACACAGTGGCCTGGATATTATGTGCCTAAACAAATACCGTCACAGTTCCTCCTCATCGTCCAGCTCCGAGCAAGAAAAGAAGATTTTCACCAAACTAAAACTCAATTTGTCAGGGGACTACCCGAAGAAGAACGCAGAGATCCTCAGCGGTCAGTACGGGGCCAATTTGCTGCTGATCGGGGCGGCGTTGATGCTGGCCATCGCGAACCATGGCCCCTCTGTCCAGGAAGAGCACCTGCTGTCCTTTGTCACCGGCCTCATGATCCTCCAGCTGATCTGGATGATGTGGTACATCCTGGTGCGGGACAGACGGACGAACACGCGGACTGAGAGAGATGTCCACGCCACTACATGTTGGATAAGAG gTGGTTTGACTCTACTTGCGCTGCTTTCACTGATTATGGACGCTTTCCGAATCGGGTATTATGTTGGCTATCAGTCTTGTGTGTCGGCTGTGCTTGGGGTATATCCTGTCATCCATGCAACTCACACCATAGCACAG gTGTATTTTCTCTGGTTTCACATCAAGGACGTCATCAAGAGTTTTGAAACATTTGAGAG ATTTGGTGTAATCCATGCAGTCTTCACCAACCTCCTCCTGTGGAGCAACGGCGTGATGTCAGAGGCCGAGCACTTCTTGAACAACCATATGAGAAGACTCTCTGCCCTGGGCTACAGAAACCTCACTATAG ATCACTCAGAGCCTTCTTGTAACTGCACCACTAGCACTTGCTCCATGTTCTCCAGCACCCTCAGCTATCTCTATCCCTTCAACATTGAATATCACATCTTTGTCTCCGCCATGCTCTTTGTCATGTGGAAAAACATTGGACGGACCATTGACCTCTCCTCAAATCGGAAAAGGCTGACTACAAAAACCCAGAGCTTGACATTAGGCCCCATTCTGGGTCTACTTGCCCTGGCGAGCACCATTGGGATCCTGGTGGTTTACATCACCAATGTGGAGCAGTCCCTCCAAACACGTCAGTCAGCCATTTCTATGTTCTACATTTATGGCATCGTCATGCTCGTGTTCATGTGCTCTGCTGGTGCTTCAGGTCTGCTCATATACCGAGCGGACCACATGCCGTTGGACACCTCCAAGAACCCATCCAGACAGCTggacacagagctgctgtttgGATCCTCTATCGGCTCCTGGTTGATGTCCTGGTGCAGCATAGTGGCTGTTTTAGGCACAAACAGCAGCCCTCCTTACCGCTGGACCAACCTCATCTACTCTCTGCTCATTGTGTTGGAGAAGTACGTCCAGAATCTCTTCATCATAGAGTCTCTTTACCGCCAGCAAGAGGATGGAGAGCGGGAGGATCCTGAGTTACCAGCTGCTCCTAAAATCTTCTCAGTGACTTCTTCTTTGGCCCCACCGTATGATGGCATCATCAACCGAGCCTATGAGACTCCAGACAGGACCTGTGTTACCATGGAGAATGAGCAGGAAGAGAGCGGACAGGTGTACAGCTGTCCGAGGAAACCTTCGGAGGTGCCTCTTCCCGTGGGAAACAAAGTAGTGGAAACCCTGAATGTTAAGAGGCAAATCCTGAAGAACATTGCTGTGTTCCTGATAATGTGCAACATTTCG
- the tmem128 gene encoding transmembrane protein 128 isoform X1, producing the protein MLNDSELATLRNRFKRDAEFLMQTTTSVDGDEKSQEEKDAKPLPRINRHSIFWIVASVSVTYYVDFLHNIMENDDIKSWWFNVGLVLLGICLSLAMFCIIYLEWFKGIQHYDQEYPAIPPITTAAFIGASCSFNIALWPVWSFFTPLILFTQFMGVVMFISLLG; encoded by the exons ATGCTGAACGACAGTGAGCTGGCAACGTTGCGGAATAGATTTAAGAGAGATGCGGAGTTTCTTATGCAAACAACGACATCGGTTGACGGAGATGAAAAGA GTCAAGAGGAAAAAGATGCCAAGCCTCTCCCTCGAATTAACAGACACTCCATTTTCTGGATCGTGGCATCTGTAAGTGTGACCTACTACGTGGATTTCCTCCACAACATCATGGAGAATGATGATATCAAAAG TTGGTGGTTCAATGTGGGTCTGGTACTGCTTGGGATCTGCCTGTCTCTGGCTATGTTTTGTATTATCTACCTGGAGTGGTTCAAAGGCATCCAGCACTACGACCAAGAGTATCCCGCCATTCCTCCCATCACCACTGCAGCCTTTATTGGTGcatcttgcag TTTCAACATAGCACTGTGGCCGGTGTGGTCCTTCTTCACTCCACTCATCCTCTTCACTCAGTTCATGGGTGTGGTCATGTTCATCTCTTTGCTTGGATGA
- the tmem128 gene encoding transmembrane protein 128 isoform X2 — protein MHIPRHPERGSLGQGHRSSIEARRLVSASGQEEKDAKPLPRINRHSIFWIVASVSVTYYVDFLHNIMENDDIKSWWFNVGLVLLGICLSLAMFCIIYLEWFKGIQHYDQEYPAIPPITTAAFIGASCSFNIALWPVWSFFTPLILFTQFMGVVMFISLLG, from the exons ATGCACATTCCTCGGCACCCCGAACGAGGTTCACTTGGCCAGGGACACAGAAGCTCCATAGAAGCAAGACGCTTGGTGTCAGCCTCAG GTCAAGAGGAAAAAGATGCCAAGCCTCTCCCTCGAATTAACAGACACTCCATTTTCTGGATCGTGGCATCTGTAAGTGTGACCTACTACGTGGATTTCCTCCACAACATCATGGAGAATGATGATATCAAAAG TTGGTGGTTCAATGTGGGTCTGGTACTGCTTGGGATCTGCCTGTCTCTGGCTATGTTTTGTATTATCTACCTGGAGTGGTTCAAAGGCATCCAGCACTACGACCAAGAGTATCCCGCCATTCCTCCCATCACCACTGCAGCCTTTATTGGTGcatcttgcag TTTCAACATAGCACTGTGGCCGGTGTGGTCCTTCTTCACTCCACTCATCCTCTTCACTCAGTTCATGGGTGTGGTCATGTTCATCTCTTTGCTTGGATGA
- the lyar gene encoding cell growth-regulating nucleolar protein, translated as MVFFTCNACGESLKKAQVDKHVNMCRGCQVLSCIDCGKDFWGEDYKNHIKCISEDQKYGGKGYEAKANKGDVKQQQWIQRIHDAMNKPGVSAKLKDVLKQVSAYDNVPRKKAKFQNWMRNSLKIANPSLQEEVWDILNTATENPPKAPQQTKEDKQTVAEVKVDTNGNEKQNGHPDVEKKKLNKRERKEARQQKNGKVTKGAEKTVAQEPEEEQTATKKKKDKKRKHGNEENGHGADDEISSKKTKIGQTTEAADIHMSEETDDQAVSKGKFNWKGNIKAVLKDSAEQELSVKKLRKKVLAAYYSFTGDGNFKSEEEVLALFNKKINNNPKFRVLKDRVKLVN; from the exons ATGGTGTTCTTCACTTGCAATGCCTGTGGCGAATCCCTGAAAAAAGCTCAGGTTGATAAACACGTGAACATGTGCCGGGGCTGCCAGGTCCTGTCCTGCATTGACTGTGGAAAAGACTTCTG GGGAGAGGACtacaaaaatcacattaaatgcATCAGTGAAGATCAGAAGTATGGAGGCAAAGGCTATGAGGCTAAGGCAAACAAAGGAGATGTGAAACAACAGCAGTGGATTCAG AGAATCCATGACGCCATGAATAAACCTGGAGTCAGTGCAAAGCTGAAGGATGTGCTCAAACAAGTCAGTGCGTATGATAACGTCCCAAGAAAGAAGGCCAAGTTTCAG AACTGGATGAGAAATAGTCTGAAGATTGCCAACCCCAGTCTGCAAGAAGAAGTGTGGGATATCCTCAATACAGCCACTGAAAAT CCTCCCAAGGCTCCGCAGCAGACTAAAGAAGATAAACAGACAGTAGCTGAAGTCAAAGTGGATACTAATGGAAATGAAAAGCAGAATGGTCACCCAGATGttgagaagaagaaactgaacaAGCGCGAGCGTAAAGAGGCCCGTCAGCAGAAGAACGGGAAGGTTACTAAAGGTGCTGAAAAGACAGTCGCACAGGAACCAGAGGAAGAGCAGACagctacaaagaaaaaaaaggacaaaaagagaaaacatggaAATGAAGAGAATGGGCATGGTGCTGATGATGAGATATCCAGCAAGAAGACGAAGA TTGGCCAAACAACAGAGGCTGCTGACATACACATGTCAGAGGAGACTGACGATCAAGCAGTTTCCAAAG GGAAATTCAACTGGAAAGGAAATATCAAGGCAGTACTGAAAGACTCAGCTGAACAGGAACTGTCGGTGAAGAAACTCAGGAAGAAG GTTCTGGCAGCGTACTATTCATTCACTGGTGATGGAAACTTTAAATCGGAGGAGGAGGTGCTAGCACTTTTCAACAAGAAGATCAACAACAATCCCAAGTTTAGAGTTTTGAAAGACAGAGTTAAACTTGTAAACTAA
- the zbtb49 gene encoding zinc finger and BTB domain-containing protein 49 isoform X1: MDHSSYLLHQLQEQRIQGLLCDCMLVVKGVSFKAHKNVLAAFSSYFRSLFQSQKNDVFNLVIQDVGGIGQILDYMYTSRLDINHDNVQALLDIAQCLQVPHVLSMCNTFLKPCPPPVEIPSFSLPGMLNSEHDCLLGSSLPHDVDLHCPSETQRPGFNSDVDHTKRMPVSVPNSSSNCDTASSAQAPVEKQLVHGYKLRNFYNRQYFKQTAIQTNSAATNQGSGPLVAVEEPQCQLGVSQGGNQTPVCSGNSVQPNPPCTSLAVEKNPVSSLTPSDNLITPSSDQADSMLNKPVRPKKTVYLKKYNYLRSQKALEEMCAESVSEPILSCPKESHQEESVIQTGAPEAPVQGLTTGREEVPEVATDAQVPSSPPVNQEEQDLKMVAETPQQTGHKQYCCEVCGKIFKHPSNLELHKRSHTGEKPFQCNICGRNFSQAGNLQTHLRRHSGEKPYICELCGKSFTASGDVHRHKVVHTGEKPHLCDICGRGFNNLSNLKEHKRTHATDKTFTCDQCGKSFNTHRKLLKHKARHAGEKPHSCATCGKCFIGSGDLQRHIRSHTGEKPYLCNACGKSFTRSAMLRRHSNMHCKGVPSDSPVTDNSDQTRSSDGAASFPKPVSHSKPPATTSEQPFSTMMPHTGLEKPSPPPPSPPQPSPHIDTPPPSMHLSPASTPNSLPELRSLVPHHLLSSAHQERSAALPVSDHMKLTKPHLSQEVVYGPYVENGTMAVEMSRGLVGRTYLPPTDNHCSSLTGSSSRPSSGSYRSSEGQFISSVTLWGLAMKTLQNDNDMEQ, encoded by the exons ATGGACCACAGCTCCTACCTCCTGCATCAGCTCCAGGAGCAGAGGATTCAGGGGCTCCTCTGTGACTGCATGCTGGTGGTCAAAGGTGTCTCCTTCAAAGCCCACAAAAACGTCCTGGCTGCTTTCAGCTCCTATTTCAG GTCTTTATTCCAAAGTCAGAAGAATGATGTGTTCAACTTGGTTATCCAGGATGTCGGTGGTATCGGCCAAATTTTGGATTACATGTATACCTCTCGTCTCGACATCAACCACGACAATGTACAAGCGCTCCTGGACATCGCTCAGTGTTTGCAGGTTCCACACGTCCTAAGTATGTGTAATACTTTTCTCAAGCCTTGTCCTCCACCAGTAGAAATCCCGTCATTTTCTCTCCCAGGCATGCTGAATTCAGAGCATGACTGCCTCCTGGGAAGCAGTCTGCCTCATGACGTTGACCTCCACTGTCCCTCTGAAACACAGAGGCCAGGCTTCAACAGTGATGTGGACCACACCAAAAGGATGCCCGTTTCTGTGCCTAATAGCAGCTCAAACTGTGACACAGCTAGCAGCGCTCAGGCACCTGTAGAAAAACAGCTTGTACATGGCTACAAGCTCCGTAACTTTTATAATAGGCAGTACTTCAAACAAACTGCAATTCAGACTAATAGTGCTGCCACGAATCAAGGCTCAGGCCCTCTGGTGGCGGTGGAGGAGCCGCAGTGTCAGCTTGGGGTCAGCCAGGGAGGTAACCAAACACCTGTATGCTCAGGAAACTCGGTTCAGCCCAACCCTCCCTGCACATCTTTGGCAGTTGAAAAGAACCCTGTCTCCTCTTTGACACCATCAGATAATTTAATCACTCCCAGCTCTGACCAAGCAGACTCCATGCTCAACAAGCCAGTGCGCCCAAAGAAGACTGTGTACCTGAAGAAATACAACTACCTACGGTCTCAGAAGGCTTTAGAGGAGATGTGTGCTGAATCAGTCAGTGAGCCCATCCTTAGCTGTCCCAAAGAGAGTCACCAAGAAGAGTCAGTGATCCAGACTGGGGCTCCAGAGGCTCCTGTTCAGGGCCTTACAACAGGCAGGGAGGAGGTTCCTGAGGTGGCAACAGATGCACAAGTCCCCAGTTCCCCACCTGTGAACCAAGAGGAACAAGATCTGAAGATGGTGGCAGAGACACCACAGCAGACAGGACACAAGCAATATTGTTGTGAGGTGTGTGGAAAGATCTTCAAACACCCGAGCAACCTGGAGCTGCACAAGCGCTCACATACTG gtGAGAAGCCTTTTCAGTGTAATATTTGTGGGAGAAACTTCTCACAG gctGGAAATTTACAGACACATTTGCGGCGACATTCTGGAGAGAAACCGTACATCTGTGAGTTATGCGGTAAAAG CTTTACAGCATCAGGGGATGTCCATCGTCACAAAGTCGTCcacacaggagaaaaaccaCATCTGTGTGATATCTGTGGTCGAG GATTTAACAACTTGAGCAATCTCAAGGAGCACAAGAGGACACACGCCACGGACAAGACCTTCACCTGTGACCAGTGTGGAAAGTCcttcaacacacacaggaaacttCTGAAGCACAAGGCTCGCCATGCTGGGGAAAAACCCCACAGCTGTGCCACTTGTG GGAAATGCTTCATTGGCTCAGGGGACCTGCAGCGTCACATACGCTCTCACACTGGTGAGAAACCTTACCTCTGTAACGCCTGTGGCAAGAGCTTCACCCGCTCGGCCATGTTGAGGAGACACAGCAACATGCACTGCAAGGGGGTTCCATCTGACAGCCCCGTCACAGACAACTCTGACCAGACGCGTAGCTCCGATGGAGCTGCCTCGTTTCCCAAACCTGTCAGCCACAGTAAACCTCCTGCCACCACCAGTGAGCAGCCTTTTTCCACTATGATGCCTCACACAGGCCTAGAAAAGCCCtcaccacctcctccttcaccaccacaaCCATCACCACATATAGACACTCCACCTCCCAGCATGCACCTCAGCCCAGCATCTACCCCCAACTCCCTTCCAGAGCTGCGCTCCCTGGTGCCCCATCACCTCCTCTCTTCCGCCCACCAGGAGAGAAGTGCAGCCCTGCCCGTCTCGGACCATATGAAGCTGACCAAACCCCACCTGTCTCAGGAAGTTGTGTATGGTCCGTATGTGGAGAATGGAACTATGGCGGTGGAGATGAGCAGAGGTCTGGTGGGGAGGACTTACCTGCCACCTACAGACAATCACTGTAGTTCCCTTACAGGGTCTAGCAGCAGGCCCAGTAGTGGCTCCTACAGGTCCAGTGAAGGCCAGTTCATCTCCAGTGTAACTCTGTGGGGCCTGGCAATGAAAACTCTGCAGAATGATAACGACATGGAGCAATAA
- the zbtb49 gene encoding zinc finger and BTB domain-containing protein 49 isoform X2 — MLNSEHDCLLGSSLPHDVDLHCPSETQRPGFNSDVDHTKRMPVSVPNSSSNCDTASSAQAPVEKQLVHGYKLRNFYNRQYFKQTAIQTNSAATNQGSGPLVAVEEPQCQLGVSQGGNQTPVCSGNSVQPNPPCTSLAVEKNPVSSLTPSDNLITPSSDQADSMLNKPVRPKKTVYLKKYNYLRSQKALEEMCAESVSEPILSCPKESHQEESVIQTGAPEAPVQGLTTGREEVPEVATDAQVPSSPPVNQEEQDLKMVAETPQQTGHKQYCCEVCGKIFKHPSNLELHKRSHTGEKPFQCNICGRNFSQAGNLQTHLRRHSGEKPYICELCGKSFTASGDVHRHKVVHTGEKPHLCDICGRGFNNLSNLKEHKRTHATDKTFTCDQCGKSFNTHRKLLKHKARHAGEKPHSCATCGKCFIGSGDLQRHIRSHTGEKPYLCNACGKSFTRSAMLRRHSNMHCKGVPSDSPVTDNSDQTRSSDGAASFPKPVSHSKPPATTSEQPFSTMMPHTGLEKPSPPPPSPPQPSPHIDTPPPSMHLSPASTPNSLPELRSLVPHHLLSSAHQERSAALPVSDHMKLTKPHLSQEVVYGPYVENGTMAVEMSRGLVGRTYLPPTDNHCSSLTGSSSRPSSGSYRSSEGQFISSVTLWGLAMKTLQNDNDMEQ; from the exons ATGCTGAATTCAGAGCATGACTGCCTCCTGGGAAGCAGTCTGCCTCATGACGTTGACCTCCACTGTCCCTCTGAAACACAGAGGCCAGGCTTCAACAGTGATGTGGACCACACCAAAAGGATGCCCGTTTCTGTGCCTAATAGCAGCTCAAACTGTGACACAGCTAGCAGCGCTCAGGCACCTGTAGAAAAACAGCTTGTACATGGCTACAAGCTCCGTAACTTTTATAATAGGCAGTACTTCAAACAAACTGCAATTCAGACTAATAGTGCTGCCACGAATCAAGGCTCAGGCCCTCTGGTGGCGGTGGAGGAGCCGCAGTGTCAGCTTGGGGTCAGCCAGGGAGGTAACCAAACACCTGTATGCTCAGGAAACTCGGTTCAGCCCAACCCTCCCTGCACATCTTTGGCAGTTGAAAAGAACCCTGTCTCCTCTTTGACACCATCAGATAATTTAATCACTCCCAGCTCTGACCAAGCAGACTCCATGCTCAACAAGCCAGTGCGCCCAAAGAAGACTGTGTACCTGAAGAAATACAACTACCTACGGTCTCAGAAGGCTTTAGAGGAGATGTGTGCTGAATCAGTCAGTGAGCCCATCCTTAGCTGTCCCAAAGAGAGTCACCAAGAAGAGTCAGTGATCCAGACTGGGGCTCCAGAGGCTCCTGTTCAGGGCCTTACAACAGGCAGGGAGGAGGTTCCTGAGGTGGCAACAGATGCACAAGTCCCCAGTTCCCCACCTGTGAACCAAGAGGAACAAGATCTGAAGATGGTGGCAGAGACACCACAGCAGACAGGACACAAGCAATATTGTTGTGAGGTGTGTGGAAAGATCTTCAAACACCCGAGCAACCTGGAGCTGCACAAGCGCTCACATACTG gtGAGAAGCCTTTTCAGTGTAATATTTGTGGGAGAAACTTCTCACAG gctGGAAATTTACAGACACATTTGCGGCGACATTCTGGAGAGAAACCGTACATCTGTGAGTTATGCGGTAAAAG CTTTACAGCATCAGGGGATGTCCATCGTCACAAAGTCGTCcacacaggagaaaaaccaCATCTGTGTGATATCTGTGGTCGAG GATTTAACAACTTGAGCAATCTCAAGGAGCACAAGAGGACACACGCCACGGACAAGACCTTCACCTGTGACCAGTGTGGAAAGTCcttcaacacacacaggaaacttCTGAAGCACAAGGCTCGCCATGCTGGGGAAAAACCCCACAGCTGTGCCACTTGTG GGAAATGCTTCATTGGCTCAGGGGACCTGCAGCGTCACATACGCTCTCACACTGGTGAGAAACCTTACCTCTGTAACGCCTGTGGCAAGAGCTTCACCCGCTCGGCCATGTTGAGGAGACACAGCAACATGCACTGCAAGGGGGTTCCATCTGACAGCCCCGTCACAGACAACTCTGACCAGACGCGTAGCTCCGATGGAGCTGCCTCGTTTCCCAAACCTGTCAGCCACAGTAAACCTCCTGCCACCACCAGTGAGCAGCCTTTTTCCACTATGATGCCTCACACAGGCCTAGAAAAGCCCtcaccacctcctccttcaccaccacaaCCATCACCACATATAGACACTCCACCTCCCAGCATGCACCTCAGCCCAGCATCTACCCCCAACTCCCTTCCAGAGCTGCGCTCCCTGGTGCCCCATCACCTCCTCTCTTCCGCCCACCAGGAGAGAAGTGCAGCCCTGCCCGTCTCGGACCATATGAAGCTGACCAAACCCCACCTGTCTCAGGAAGTTGTGTATGGTCCGTATGTGGAGAATGGAACTATGGCGGTGGAGATGAGCAGAGGTCTGGTGGGGAGGACTTACCTGCCACCTACAGACAATCACTGTAGTTCCCTTACAGGGTCTAGCAGCAGGCCCAGTAGTGGCTCCTACAGGTCCAGTGAAGGCCAGTTCATCTCCAGTGTAACTCTGTGGGGCCTGGCAATGAAAACTCTGCAGAATGATAACGACATGGAGCAATAA